Proteins from a genomic interval of Clostridium sp. AN503:
- a CDS encoding sensor histidine kinase — protein sequence MYQYIRNLWLSITMKQKLGFYTAMVILIMALSVVFNVHVMDFALGGFNEILDDNSRCHDFQEAMELEVKAFERYVRERTVENREEYVLACVRSERCIRSLPFDYDRIGEERYARTWNVKNGYENYSASREDILNMDTRSEGFISRLYKVYGMQGYIQDYSRRLVQVTLKEGNENYQKRVPVFYNMPYLILLFSVVMMVVAICLTRLLSGTLIQPILRLAHCSRKIARNDFSGEDLTVPNKDEMGELVSAFNKMKHATEGYINTLKKNNEMAELLHKEEMERVEMEKQLDTARLDLLKSQINPHFLFNTLNMIGCMAKLEDASTTEKMIFSMGNLFRYNLKTSEQFVPLEQELKVVQDYVYIQQMRFGGRIRYDSSIEVDAGKVIIPAFTLQPVVENAVIHGLSKKESGGRLHLRIWQTEEFVTISVADTGLGMTKEQCRQLEEALKGRKTSRVGIGLGNIYKRIHILYEHGDMRIYSRAGCGTVVQMVIPQEEPPGEDTEGS from the coding sequence ATGTACCAGTATATCAGAAACCTGTGGCTTTCTATCACAATGAAACAGAAATTAGGTTTTTACACAGCTATGGTCATTTTGATCATGGCTCTTTCTGTTGTGTTCAATGTACATGTGATGGATTTTGCCCTGGGCGGCTTTAATGAGATCCTGGATGACAATTCCAGGTGCCATGATTTCCAGGAAGCTATGGAACTGGAGGTCAAGGCATTTGAACGTTATGTCAGGGAGCGCACGGTGGAGAACCGTGAGGAGTATGTGCTGGCCTGCGTCCGTTCGGAGCGATGTATCCGCTCCCTGCCGTTTGATTATGACCGGATCGGGGAGGAACGCTACGCCCGGACGTGGAACGTGAAAAACGGATATGAGAACTACAGCGCGTCACGGGAGGATATCCTGAATATGGATACCCGGAGCGAGGGATTTATCAGCAGGCTTTATAAGGTTTACGGGATGCAGGGATATATCCAGGATTATTCCCGCAGACTGGTGCAGGTGACGTTGAAGGAAGGCAACGAGAACTACCAGAAACGGGTGCCGGTCTTTTATAACATGCCTTACCTGATCCTTCTGTTTTCCGTGGTGATGATGGTCGTGGCGATCTGTCTGACCCGGCTTTTGTCAGGGACCCTGATCCAGCCCATCCTGCGGCTCGCCCACTGTTCCAGGAAGATCGCGCGCAACGATTTCAGCGGCGAGGATCTGACGGTCCCCAATAAAGATGAGATGGGCGAGCTGGTCAGCGCCTTCAACAAGATGAAGCATGCCACTGAGGGGTATATCAATACTCTGAAGAAGAACAACGAGATGGCGGAGCTGTTACATAAGGAGGAGATGGAGCGGGTAGAGATGGAGAAACAGCTGGATACCGCCCGGCTGGATCTTTTAAAAAGCCAGATCAATCCCCATTTTTTGTTTAATACGCTGAATATGATCGGCTGCATGGCCAAGCTGGAGGATGCATCCACTACCGAGAAGATGATCTTCAGTATGGGCAATCTCTTCCGGTACAATCTAAAGACCTCAGAGCAGTTTGTGCCGCTTGAGCAGGAGCTCAAGGTGGTCCAGGACTATGTCTATATCCAGCAGATGCGGTTCGGCGGCCGGATCCGGTATGACAGCAGTATCGAGGTGGACGCCGGAAAGGTGATCATTCCGGCCTTTACGCTTCAGCCGGTGGTGGAAAATGCGGTCATCCATGGACTGTCAAAAAAGGAATCGGGAGGACGCCTGCATCTTCGGATCTGGCAGACGGAGGAGTTTGTCACCATCTCGGTGGCAGATACCGGCCTGGGCATGACGAAAGAGCAGTGCAGGCAGCTGGAGGAGGCGCTTAAGGGCAGGAAGACCTCTCGGGTCGGCATTGGCCTGGGCAATATCTACAAGCGCATCCACATCCTTTATGAACACGGGGATATGCGGATATACAGCCGCGCGGGCTGCGGAACTGTGGTCCAGATGGTGATCCCCCAGGAGGAGCCGCCCGGGGAGGATACAGAAGGAAGCTGA
- a CDS encoding response regulator: MSEDRKYRLLIADDEMIERKVLYKTLKARLGDQCEIFQAENGREAVRIHQEEKIQIAILDIEMPGINGIGAAEKIRETDRDCCIIFLTAFDEFSYAKKAITVRALDYLLKPYEEKELMLVLEEAMRLTEERMTLADPSAGSAVLEAAAAKSDPSAEALYEDEHAEVEAARLSRVMSMISGYIREHYMHEFSMQDVARIMNYSEAYFCKLFKQCFGQNFTSYLTEYRVNEAKKMLEQPTVNVKEVGKAVGYGDANYFAKVFKRITGQSPTEYRQEIFQKMPPSL, encoded by the coding sequence ATGAGTGAAGACAGAAAATACAGACTGCTGATCGCAGACGATGAGATGATCGAACGGAAGGTACTCTATAAGACATTAAAGGCCCGGCTGGGGGATCAGTGTGAGATCTTCCAGGCGGAGAACGGACGTGAGGCGGTCCGCATCCATCAGGAGGAGAAGATACAGATCGCGATCCTGGACATTGAGATGCCGGGGATCAATGGGATCGGTGCTGCAGAAAAGATACGGGAGACGGACCGGGACTGCTGCATTATCTTTCTGACTGCATTTGATGAGTTTTCTTATGCAAAAAAAGCGATCACGGTCCGGGCTTTGGACTATCTTTTGAAGCCATATGAGGAAAAAGAGCTGATGCTGGTATTAGAAGAAGCCATGCGCCTGACGGAGGAGCGCATGACTTTAGCTGATCCGTCAGCGGGATCTGCCGTTTTGGAAGCGGCTGCGGCGAAATCTGATCCGTCAGCGGAAGCGCTCTATGAGGATGAACACGCCGAGGTGGAAGCGGCGCGGCTCTCCAGGGTGATGAGTATGATATCCGGCTATATCCGGGAGCATTATATGCACGAATTCTCCATGCAGGATGTGGCCCGGATCATGAATTATTCGGAGGCGTATTTCTGCAAGCTGTTCAAACAGTGCTTCGGACAGAATTTCACTTCCTACCTTACGGAGTACAGGGTTAATGAGGCGAAAAAGATGCTGGAACAGCCCACGGTCAACGTAAAAGAAGTGGGAAAGGCGGTGGGGTATGGTGATGCCAATTACTTTGCGAAGGTTTTTAAAAGGATCACAGGCCAGAGCCCCACGGAATACCGGCAGGAGATATTTCAGAAAATGCCTCCGTCATTATAA